The following coding sequences lie in one Canis lupus familiaris isolate Mischka breed German Shepherd chromosome 34, alternate assembly UU_Cfam_GSD_1.0, whole genome shotgun sequence genomic window:
- the LOC100686524 gene encoding U2 small nuclear ribonucleoprotein B''-like, whose product MDIRPNHTIYINNMNDKIKKEELKRSLYALFSQFGHVVDIVALKTMKMRGQAFVIFKELGSSTNALRQLQGFPFYGKPMRIQYAKTDSDIISKMRGTFADKEKKKEKKKAKTVEQTATTASKKPGQGTPNAANTQGNSTPNPQVPDYPPNYILFLNNLPEETNEMMLSMLFNQFPGFKEVRLVPGRHDIAFVEFENDGQAGAARDALQGFKITPSHAMKISYAKK is encoded by the coding sequence ATGGATATCAGACCAAATCATACAATTTACATTAACAATatgaatgacaaaattaaaaaagaagaattgaaGAGATCCCTATACGCCCTGTTTTCTCAGTTTGGCCATGTGGTAGATATTGTAGCTTTAAAGACCATGAAGATGAGGGGGCAagcctttgttatttttaaggaacTGGGCTCATCCACAAATGCCTTGAGACAGTTACAAGGATTTCCATTTTATGGCAAACCAATGCGAATCCAGTATGCAAAAACAGATTCGGATATAATATCTAAAATGCGTGGCACTTTTgctgacaaagaaaagaagaaggaaaagaaaaaagcaaaaactgtggaacagactGCAACCACTGCAAGCAAAAAGCCTGGTCAGGGAACACCAAATGCAGCAAATACCCAAGGAAATTCAACACCAAATCCTCAGGTCCCTGATTACCCTCCAAACTATATTTTATTCCTCAACAATTTACCAGAAGAGACTAATGAGATGATGTTGTCTATGCTGTTTAATCAGTTTCCGGGCTTCAAAGAAGTACGTTTGGTACCCGGAAGGCATGACATTGCTTTTGTTGAATTTGAAAATGATGGACAGGCTGGAGCTGCCAGGGATGCTTTACAGGGATTTAAAATCACACCGTCCCATGCCATGAAGATCTCATATGCCAAAAAATAA